DNA sequence from the Pseudodesulfovibrio sp. S3 genome:
GTCCCAGACCCCTGGACATGGACATCATCGCATGGGGAGATGTCCAAATGGACATGGACTTCCTGACCCTCCCGCATCCGCGGGCCAAGGAAAGGGCATTCGTGCTTGTTCCGCTGAAGGAAATCGCCCCTGATTTCGTCTTTCCTGACGGTACGAGTATCGACGAAGCACTTGATGCCATCGAATACAGGCAGGAAGGCAACAAAATCTGGCAGAAATCCTAACCGCAAAACCAACGAGGCAAACCATGCTGAAGTTCTTAGTCATTGGCGCAGCACTTTTTCTTGTCTACAAGCTCTTCATGGGCGACAAGAAGAATAAGAATATGCAAAATGAGAAGGTCGTCAAAGAAAAGGTGGCCTCTGGTGATATGGTCAAGGATCCTGCTTGCGGAACCTATGTCGACAAAGACAGCGACATCCGCGTCCGGGAAGGGGATAAGGTCCATGTCTTCTGTTCCTATGAATGTCGCGACAAATACCTGAAGCAGATTCAGGCCAAAACGACCGAAAAAGAAAATAATTAGCTTCTCCCAATTCCAATACGCATAGAAAGGCCCACACCAGGGCCTTTCTTTTTTGCCTAGAATCGTTCGTAAGCCATTTCAGGCTTCAGCATGACCCCCAACCCGGATTAATCCGTAAAAACCAGCACAACCCAATTTCAGCAACCGCATTCCAAGAACAGGGGTGAAAATCGAATCAAAAGGAATAGGGATTCAGCTTGGTAATGATTTAATTCTGCATCTTCAGCATGTTATATGTTTGTCTCATAATGTAAATTATGTAAACTTTTAACAAAGTAAGGGTAAAATCTGCCTGCAATTTACAACTGTTTTTTCCCCCCCACTCATTTTGAAGAAATCAATTGAACAATTGGGGAAACTGCCCATTGAGAGTTTTTTGAGGTCCTGATAATGTGACACACATCAAAACAGATAAAAGCCACTCACACGGCATTTGGAGAACAATGAAATCAAGACTGGTGCTCTCACTCATGATCGGCTGCCTGATTATAACCGGGATAACTCCCGTATTTGCTGCAGAAAAACAAACTTTCCAAGACTGGCTTGAGCACTATAGTGCCTGGGATCGCCTTGAACAAGAGTTCGCCCAGGAAACCACTGCCGACACCCCTGAAGCTGTCCTCAAGCGTGCCCAAGTCTATTTGAACTTGAATTCTCCTGAAAAAGCGCTTGAAATCATTGAAATGACGCCCGCTTTTGAAGGTTCGCTTGAAGCGGAACGTCTGTGGATGGGCGGACAGGCGCATCGCAGCCTTGGTGATCTGACAAAAGCTGTCCTGTGGTTCACCCAAGCGACTAAATTCATGGCCAATGACAATGAGATCAGGGCCAAATTCAAATCTGAACCGAATCTCGATACCATATGGCACGATGTCTGGCTCAAGATGTACTGGTCCTACATGGCCAATTACACCCTATCCAGGAATTCTCAAAAAGAAGCCTTGAATATGGTCATGACCGCCGGGCGCAAGGTCTGGGATAACAACTTCTGGAAAACGGCCAATTATCAGTTGAATCCGGTCGCTCAGGAGCAATCTCCCGAGCCAATGGCTGTCACATCCCTGGCCGCTCCGATTTCGATCGAGGATACCAAACTGATCGCACAAGCCATGGCCTCTGTTTCACTGGAAAAATTTGAAGAAGCCTCTGGTTTTATTTCCCAAATAACCCAAGAGCCTGGCCGCTCTTTCTGGTCTTCCATCCTTGCTTTTCTGGAACAAGGCAACCTCCCGGAAAACCTTGAAGTCTTTATTCAGGGAAACTACCTCAAAGCGCATGCTTTCTGGGCAGGAAACATTCTGGCCCCCTACTCCAAGTCACGCAGCCAGTGGTTCCTGGGAAATCCCGACTCTGCACCATGGACAAAATTCAGGAACAACCTCCTGACCATGCCTTACGTTGAAGCTGAAAAAGCCATCAACAACGAACTTGGATCCATGCTTATCTCTGAACAGACTGCAAGCCTTCTGAACAACTTCAAATTGGCTCTTTCTCTCTCCAACGGCAATTTTGTTCTATCCGCAACAACCTGGAATAACATCAATAAACAATCGCTTCCAATATGCCTTAGGTTGGCGGGCATACTGGCCTTCAAGGACAACTTGAACAAAGTCCTGCCGGAAAAACCGGCCGAAGCATACGCCCTGTACCCGATACTGTCCGCTCTTTCCGCTGCTGCCGGTCAAACCTTCCATGATAAAACCGAAGCCCCATTCTGGACCGCCGCACCTGCCGAGCAATTGCAGACCTTGTCGGAACAATACCCTCTTGACCGCCTGTTGCTCCTTGCCTATTGGCAGCAACATTTCACAAAGGCACCGTCCACGGACATGGCCAAACGGGCAGCCTTCGTGTTTGACGATTCCTCGTTCGGCATTCAAGGACTGCTCTACCTGGCCGATGACGCCGTAAAGGCAAAGAGGCTTCAATTGGGGGCCTTTTATTTGAATACAATCGACGAGTCCACCCTCCCCTCCAATCTGAAAATATCCTGGCTGGATATCAAGACCCGCCTGGAGCTGGATTCCGGTCGGCAGTCTGCCGCTCTGGAAACTTATAAGGAAATGACCGAAACCGGCGAACCCATTCCCGTAATGACCCGGTTGCGCATGGCGCTCCTTTATCAGCAACGCAAGGAATATCAGGCTGCACAGGATGAGCTGCTGACGATGTGGAAATCAAGCGCATCCATGACGACAACGCTCCAGGCCGAAACACTGTTCTGGCTCGGCGAGGGCGAACACGCCATGCGGAACACTGACAAGGCGCTTGATTACTACCTGAGGCTGGCCTGGCAGTATCCCCAAGAGAATATCTGGGCTTTGACGGCCATGTACCGTGCCTCCTTGATTTATGAAAAACGGGGAAAATACGAGACTGCCAAAAAGCTGCTCGGCACGGTCGTGCGCAATGCCGCCCGGCCTGAACAGCGCGAGGCTGCCAAGGCGCGCATAGACGCCATCGACAAAAAGATGGGCAAGGAAAACATCGATGCTACCGACAACGCTCTGGTCTATCCATTCTAGACCGGAGTGAAACAGTAGCTGCCTGGAACACAAATTCCGGCAGCATCATCCCCCTTTCGGCCTGCTGCAACGGCAGCAGGCTCATCGGCACAGGATCCGGCCCATCACGGCATCCATCCCAAACGTTTGAACCCGTCCTCAACCAGGATCAGGGCCAACAGGCACAGGGTCATCCCGAGAACGCGCATTATCCATATATATGACTTCCCTGTGATGAATGACCTTGATCTGCCCACGATAAGGGCCAAAATAATCTTTGATCCTACCAAACTCATGTAGAAACAACAGATGAACCCCACAAAAGCCCATACACTCCGGCTCATGGCCTTGTGAATGATCGGAGCCCCCACGCTTACCCAGAAGAGGTACGGATGGGGGCTGAACATGTTCACAAGAATTCCCTTGAACAATGGGACTGACGCTGCCTGTGAATAATCTACGCAAACTGGCCGTGTCCGCATGTTTTCATACCCCATATACACAATGAGTATTCCGCCCAGTATCGATATCCAGCCGAGAATATTGTCTAAACCGGAGAGTTGATCGAGCAGGAAAAGCACGGCCAGGATGATCGGAAGGTCCGAGAAAAGCGGGGATATGGCCATCTTCATGCCCGCCCCAGCTCCATGCCTCAGGGTTTCGGCTATGACCAGGGTCAGCAGCGGCCCTGGAGAGCAGCCCGCAGACAGTCCAAGGATCAATCCGATTGTCATAAATTCGAACATTCCGTGTGGCTACCTTACAACCACTGGGCAGATCAACACCTTTGCCCCCTTCACTGCCGATACAGTGTTTCCCTGCTTGACTCCTGGGCCCGAACACGTTCCAACGGGGGTGACTTATACTTCACCTGAAAGGACTGCACACCTCATGACCGACACCCATATTCAAACCATATCCCGCGAACTGTCCCTCAAACTTCAGCATGTCAAAGCCGTGGCTGTCCTCCTGGAGGAAGGAGCCACAGTGCCGTTCATTTCCAGGTATCGCAAAGAAGCCACAGGCACCATGGATGAGGTGGGTGTGGCCGGAGTGCGTGACAGGCTGATTGAACTGGCGGAACTGGACAAGCGGCGCGAAGCGATCCTTTCATCTCTGACCGAACGAGACCTACTCACTGATGACCTCAGACAAGCTCTCGAACAGGCCAAGGACAAGGCGCGGCTTGAGGATGTCTATCTGCCCTACCGGCCCAAACGACGAACACGAGCGGCCGTAGCCAAGGAACGAGGCCTGGAACCTCTGGCGAACGCCCTTTTCAGCCAGCGCGGCTTGGACCCTCAGCGTGAGGCTGCGCGATTCGTGAATCCGGACAAGGACGTGCCCGATGTAGCTGCGGCCCTGGCCGGGGCTCGGGATATCATTGCCGAAAACATCAATGAAAACGCCAACGCACGGGCAGCCATGCGAGCCCTGTTCGTCAAACGTGGCCGATTTGTTTCAAAGGTCGCCAAAGGCAAGGAAGAAGCCGGGGCCACCTACCGCGACTGGTTTGATTGGGATGAACCGCTAGCACGGGTACCCGGACACCGGGCATTGGCCATGTTTCGGGGGGAAAACGAAAAACTGCTCAAACTCTCCCTGCGCCCGCCCGAGGAAGAGGCCTCCTCCCTCTTGCGGAGCTCTGTCCTGCGCGGCAATGGCACCGACACCCAGGAGGTGGGACTGGCTCTTGATGATTGCTATAAACGGCTTCTCGGTCCGTCCATAGAAAACGAGGTGCGTGCCGAAGTCAAAAAACGGGCTGACGCTGAAGCCATCGGCGTGTTCGCAGCCAACCTGCGCGAACTGTTGCTGGCTGCTCCGCTCGGGCAAAAGCGTGTGCTGTCCCTGGATCCCGGATTCCGTACCGGGGCCAAGCTTACTGTCCTCGATGCCCAGGGCGCGCTCCGGGAACACACCACCATTTTCCCCACAGGATCGAAAAAGCAACAGACCGAGGCCTGCGAGACCCTCCGCGCCCTGTGCGCAAAGTATGAAGTCGAGGCCATTGCCATTGGTAACGGCACAGCAGGACGCGAGACAGAGACCTTTGTCCGGGAACTGAACCTCGGCATCCCGGCCGTACTGGTCAACGAGTCCGGGGCATCAATTTACTCCGCATCGGAAGTCGCTCGACGGGAATTCCCGGATCTGGACCTGACCGTGCGCGGTTCGGCCTCCATCGGACGCAGACTCATGGACCCACTGGCCGAACTGGTCAAGATTGACCCGAAATCCATTGGGGTGGGCCAGTATCAACATGATGTGGATCAGACTGCTCTCAAGAAGAGCCTGGATGACGTGGTGGAACGGTGCGTCAACTCGGTGGGCGTGGACCTGAACACCGCAAGTCGTGAGTTGCTTGCATCCGTTTCCGGTCTCGGCCAGATCCTGGCGGAAAACATTGTGACCCACCGCGACGAGCACGGCCCGTTCGGTTCGCGCCGGGAATTGCTTAAGGTCAAACGCCTTGGGCCAAAGGCATTTGAGCAGGCCGCAGGTTTTTTGCGCGTCAAAGGAAAGGAAGTGCTGGACGGAAGTGCGGTCCACCCGGAGCGGTATGCACTCGTCAAGCAGATGGCAAAAGACGTTGGCTGTTCCGTGGCCGACCTGATCAACAACGAAACGGCCCGCGAACGAGTAAAGATCGACAACTATATCTCTGAAGATGTGGGACAGCCGACCCTGCGAGACATCATGAACGAACTGACCAAACCTGGTCGTGACCCGCGTGCCGAGTTCAGTGCCTTTTCATTTACCGAGGGCGTCAATGACATCAAGGACCTGCATGAAGGCATGAAACTACCGGGCATCGTCACCAACGTCACCAAATTCGGCGCGTTCGTGGACATCGGCGTACACCGTGACGGGCTGGTCCATATCAGCCAACTGGCCGACAAGTTCATTCGCGATCCGTCCGAAGTGGTCACCGCAGGCCGCGAAGTCGAGGTAACCGTTATAGGTGTGGATGAAAAACGCGGCCGCATCAATCTGAGCATGAAAAGAAACGCCGGAGCCTAAACCTGCCCGCTGGCCCAGAGGACGGAGACATGACATTTCGTCTAGTTCTTTAGCAACTCAAAAAAAACAAAAAGAGGAAGGGTTGCAGCTTGTTAGCCGCAACCCTTTTATTATCGTGGTGCCGAGGGGGGGATTCGAACCCCCACGGAATTTCTTCCACTGCCCCCTCAAGACAGCGTGTCTACCAATTCCACCACCACGGCACGATATGCGTTGAGCTATTCGCTCTTGGCGTCTTCTCCGGCGTCCTTGAAGGTGATACCCGGCTTGGCCTGTTCAGCCGGCACCGTGGTTTCTACCGCCGTGTCACCCTGCAACATGATGGATTCTTCTTGAGAAACCTTGTTACCGGTCAGGATGTTATAACCGAGGGAGGTAACCAGGAAAACCGTTGCAAGGCCTGCGGTGACTTTCACCAGAAGTCCGCCTGCGCCGGAGCTACCAAACATGGTGCTGCTGCCGCCGCCAAAGATGACTCCCATCCCTTCATGGCCGGATTGGAGCATTACTGCGCCGATCAAAAATATGCAAGCCAAAACATGGATGACTATGACTATGGTTTCCACAATTCTTCCCTTTTCTTAAAACTTTTTCCGCTTGCAAAATCAGGCCAATACGATCTGACTGAAACTTTCGCTCTGCAAGCTCGCGCCTCCTACCAATACTCCGTCAACGTTGTCAAGCGCAATAATGTCGGCACAATTGCCCGGCTTGACGCTTCCTCCATACAATACCCTGATTTCATTACCATTATCACCAAAGATGGAGACAAGAATTTTCCGGGTAAAGGCGTGGGCATCCTCAATTTCCTCTGGTCCCGCCACCTCGCCGGTCCCGATGGCCCAAACCGGTTCATAGGCAACGCTCAACCTTTCGGGTGCTATATCAACAGGCACGTTTTTCAAACCCAAGCGAAGCTGACGCTCGAGCACCTCTTCTACCTTCCCTGCCTTTCTCTCATCGATCTTCTCTCCGATGCACAGCACGACCTTCAACCCGGCTTCCAGACCATAAGCGGTCTTGCGCCCGATATACTCATCATCCTCACCCAACACATGCCGACGCTCGGAATGTCCCGTCAGTCCATATGTCGCCCCAACGTCCAAAAGCATCTTGGGAGAGATTTCACCTGTAAATGCACCCTCTTCCTCGGTATAGTAGTCTTGACCGCCCGCAGAGAATCCTTCCACAGACTTCAGGACATCCCCCACTCCTTTGAGAACCGTAAAGGGGGGGAAAATAAGGACCTCTCTGTCTTTCGGCAGTTTGGACGCAGCCAGAGCAACCAGATCCTCAGCAGTGGACTTGGCGTCTTCCCAGGTTTTGAACATCTTCCAGTTGGCAGCCATGAGTTTCTTCATTTGTTCGAGCACTCCTTTAAAGCTTTAAATGCAGGCAGCTCCTTGCCTTCGAGAAATTCCAGGAAAGAGCCTCCACCTGTAGAGATAAAACTAAATTTATCAGCTAAATGAAGCAGATGAACCACAGCATCTGTATCACCGCCGCCAACAATGGTCAGGGCGTCTTCCAGGTCGGCTATGGCTTCACAGACCGCCAGCGACCCTTTTGCAAAGGCCGTTGTCTCGAACAACCCCATGGGGCCGTTCCATACCACGGTCTTTGCTTTTTTCAGTATGGAGATAAAGTTCTGTGTGGTCTCGGGACCGATATCCAGCACCAACGCATCAGAAGGGATGGCTTTGGCGGAACAGATACCCTCAGCCTTTTTTGCCTTATGGGTCTTTGCGTAGCGGAAATCAACGGGAAGGTGCAAGGCAGACCCCATGGATTCGGCCTTGGCCATGATGGCCTTGGCATCATCCACTAAATCACGCTCCACCAATGACTGGCCTACTTCATACCCCATGGCCAACAGAAATGTGTTGGCCATGGCTCCGCCGATGATGATATCATCCACCTTGCCGAGCAAGTTGTTCAATATTCCCAACTTGCTGGAAACCTTTGCGCCGCCGGAAACGCAGACATAGGGACGCTTGGGGGCCTTAAGAGCTTTACCGAGAAATTCATATTCGCGCTTGAGAAGGAACCCTGCACAGCAGACTTTTGCATATTTTGGAACATCCACAACCGAGGCGTTTTCTCGATGGGCCACACCAAAAGCGTCATTGACGTAGATGTCTGCCAGGGATGCGAGCAATTTTCCGAAATTCTCCCGGGCTTCAGGAGTCTTGCCGGTTTCCTCCGGGTTGAAACGGAGATTGTCAAGCATGATGACTTGACCAGGCTGAAGGGACGCAGCCATCTTTACGGCCTGGTCACCGATCCTGCCCGGAATTAGGGGGACGCATACCCCAAGAAGTTCCCCGATCCGGTTTGCCACCGACCCCAAGGACAGCTCTGGAACGACTTCGCCTTTGGGCTTGCCCAAATGAGCGCATAAAATGACAGCTGCCCCTTTGTCCAAAGCATATTGAATGGTCGGCAGAGAAGCCTTGATCCGATTGTCATCGGTGATGATGCCGTTTTCGATTGGAACATTGAAATCCACTCGAAAAAGCAATTTTTTTCCCGCTAAATCAATTTGATCGATAAACAACATATGCATATCCTCATGTTTCAATTATTCCGAAAAATCATATCGAAACAGTAACGCATCTTCCTTGGTATCAGGATAATAATTTTTGCGCACACCAATTCTCTTGTATCCGAATTTCCGATATAATGCCAAGGCCGGATCATTCGATCTCTTGACGTCCAAAAAGCTCTTTTTAATATTGCAACTCACACACATCTCAAAGCATTTACCAAGAAGAACCTCGGCCAGTCCCTGCCGCCTGTATTCCGGATGAACGGCTAGGTTCAGTATTTCCATTTCATCTACGATAAGCGAAAAAGCCATGTATCCGACCAGCGCTTCACCCCTTCTAATCCCCAACACCCGAAAGGCCTTATTCTTTAATCCAAGAAGAAACTGCTCTTGGGTCCAATGGTAATCAAAACACAGCCCCTCGAGATCAATAAGCTCCTGGACATCGGATTCGTCCAACAGCACCACTGTATCTTTCATGGAAAAACCCCACCCCTTCAGTTGGCTGGAAATGTCCAGGCATTATGTGTATACGGAGTTTGCAAGCAATTTAAAATATTATGAGAATATAACAACATGATTTTCAATAAAAAACCGATCGAAAACGAAGACAATGACCACAGTGTGGAAATCGTTGATAAAAAGAATCGCCCTCTGGCTATCCTTTCCAAACGCTCAGCACATAGACAACTGCTGATGCACCGTTCGGTTCAGGTCCTTGTTTTTAATCCTGAAAAGAAGATTTACCTGCAAAAAAGAAACAAAAACAAACAGTTTTTCCCGGGGCGCTGGGATATCTCCGCCCGCACCCATCCCCGAGCCGGAGAATCGACCTATGACGCGGCCCTTCGCGCCCTCCATGAGGAATTGAACCTGGAGATAGATCACCCGCAACTGATCAGGGAACTGCCTGCCAGTCCTGAAACCGGATTCGAACATGTCACACTGTATGCTGTCACTAAAAACACACTGCCGATTTCTCCAAACATCGAATTGGCTTCAGAGGGATTCTACTACTCACCGGAAGAACTGACTTGCCTGGTCAAGGAGTTCAGAGAACTGCTCACGCCGAATCTGGTTATCCTGTGGGAGTCCGGTCTGTTGGTTCCGGCCTAACCAGCGGTCAGCAACCTGCTCAGTTCCTCATGAATTCCACCGTTGGTCGCCAGAATGCTGCCTGATTCGAACGTATAGGGCCTGGATGTATCATATTCACTGACCATTCCGCCTGCTTCCTTGACGAGCAGGATTCCCGCAGCCGTATCCCAAGGATTCAAAGCCCGCTCATAGAACCCCTCAAAGCGACCGCAAGCCACATACGCCAGATCCATGGCGGCCGCCCCCGGCCTGCGAATGCCTCTGGTTAACGGCAGCAACACTTTAAGATTTTTAAGAATATCCTCAAGATTTTCTTCTATGTCATAGGGAAACCCAGTTGCCAGAAGGGACTTCTCCATATCCGTCTCGTCTGTCACAGATATGGAGTTTCCGTTCAGAAACGCCCCCTGCCCTTCCACGGCAGTGAACATTTCCCCCATCAGGGGCAGATTAATCACCCCCATCACAACACGGTCATGACGCCAAAGCCCAATGGAATTAGCCACAAAAGGCAGACCGTGAGCAAAATTGGTGGTTCCGTCCAAAGGATCGATTACCCAGGTGCATTTCCCAAGGTCGGTATTCTTGGCTGTTTCTTCCGCCAGAAAATCGGAATCGGGCAACAGTTTGATCAATTCTGACTTGAGCATGGTTTCAACGGCCAAATCAGTCTCGGTAACCAGATCGATCCTGCCCTTGAGACGGATTTTCCGGGTCCGACTTGCGCCGTCCTTGACGATATCACCGGCCCTGACAACGATTTCCTTGAGGCTTTCCATGATGCCATTGGCGTCAAACGTATCCATATGCGTCTCCCCTTAAAGAAAAAGGGCGGTAATGACCGCCCCTAAAAACTGTTTCAGATCAAATGGCTACGCCCTGCGCTGGACAAAAAACTCCACCGACCTGTTGTAGGTCTTTTCTTCTTCCACGGTAAAATAACAGGCTGGCAGTTCGCCCCGCTGCCGATGGTAATGGAGACATTCACAACATATGCCGTGCTTGTCGCAGTTGTAGGTGCAAGTGCAGTATTGTTCGTTTATCTTTGATCGTGGGCATTGATCTTTTTTCTTCATAATAACCCCCTCTCCAAAATGAATAACCAAGCCGATTTCATAAGATTTCAGATAATAGCCAACAGTACTGAGAGTGTCAATAATTCAAGACTATTGTTTCGTTATCGACGAGTCTGACCTCATACGACTGCCCGCCAGCAGCCAATCCGATAAAATCAAGAACAGATACGCAACACGTTGTTTTTCAGGCCATAAAAGTATATGATCACAAGATCACCATAAGGGGAGCATCTCCTCTGTGCATTTTTTGATCATGGATACGGTTTCAATGTGGGAAAAAGCATTCAGCCAGGCACCAGGCTACCAAAGAATAGAGAAAAACAAGTCTCAGACTATCGGCTTGAAAACCCTTGAGGAACTCAAGGATTTCATTGACTTTGAGCATATCAAGTACTGTCTTTTAAAACCGTATTTTGAAGTCAAGGATTATCCCTTGGTCGAGGCGCGCGAGCTGCTGCCCTCATTCGAGGTCGACCTGTACGAATACAAGTCCCTCCCCGGCTTCTCCATGGTGGCTTTCGAAAGGCAACTCAACTCCTTTCAGGAGATATTCCAGTTCGATGCCCTGCACTCCCTTTCGGATTGGGAGGAAATGCAGGTTCAAGACACGTGTTCCGTTGAAGAAAATGCCATCGCCACCAATATCCGCACCTTCCAAAGCCGCCTTCCCAAAAGATACCATGCCGCTTTTCTGAGTGAATTCGAATCAAAGAACATCTGCTCCATGCAGAGTTACGACCGAATACTCCCCTTCCTGCTTGAACTCGAACGTGCCCATGTCATTGCTCATGATTCCACGGGGGAATTCACTCTCCAGGGTATGTACGCTTCGCTGCCTTCAAATCTGGATAGCGAGCTCAAACAGTTTGGGCTGAAGATCGGCAAATTCAAGCCGGGCAACAATCTCATGTACGAATGCAATCGGCTGTTCGTCTATCAATTCATGATGGAATTGCACGGGTTTCCCATTGTTTCCGAACGGCGTACTTCTTCGGCCATGTTCGCCATCAGACTTCTGAGGCAGCATGAACGCTTCATCGTACGCGTGCTCGGCCAAAGCGACCGCACCATCACCACCATGATGTCGCCGCCGCCAGGCACCCCCAGGCGTTTGGCAAAATACCCCAAAGTGGAAAAAACCGCCCTTGTCCAAGTCCACGAAAACCAGAAGGATTTAGTGGAACTCCTTAAGGACCAAGGGTTTTTCGTTGATGACAAAAAACGAGTGGTCATCCTGAGGGTCACCTACCAGCAACACGACTACAGCCCGAAAAACGTGCGCGAGGACCGGGCCCTCTCCGTGCTCCGGCAGGAGGTCATTCATCCCATAACCGGACGCACCATTGAAAACCTGAACATCATCCAGAACGTGCGCAACATGATCCTGCGCCTCAACGACATCGTCCGCGGCGAATATCGCATTCCCGTTAATTACAAACGCAGCGAGATCATTGAAAGCACAGACACCCACGAGGACAGACTCAAGGCTCTCTACACATGGCTTTCCAAACACATGCATCGGATAGTGGATTATTCGGACGACTACTACTCTCAAATCGTGCGCGTACTCGACGGCTATCTGCTCGCCCCGGACAATTACGGCATTTTCAACGATCATTATGAATTGCACCAGGAAGTCTGGTCCAGATACGGCCAGATCCAGCAGGCCAGAAAAATCCGTATTCTTGAGGATCTCCGTAATCGCAAGTACAAGGGTGAAAGCATTTCCTACCACCGAATGTTGGAGCTGATGACAGAAATTCTCAACGAACTTAAATTTGAAATTGTTAATTATTTCGACAGGCTTGTCGTCAAAGTTTTGATAATAGGCAATGATGTGGTGTCCGATTCCTACCTGCTTCGCAAGTACATTCAGGTGGACGACAAAACGCTTTCACCATATGGACACGACATCAAGAAAATGTATCAACAACTGGTCATGCT
Encoded proteins:
- a CDS encoding inositol monophosphatase family protein; this encodes MDTFDANGIMESLKEIVVRAGDIVKDGASRTRKIRLKGRIDLVTETDLAVETMLKSELIKLLPDSDFLAEETAKNTDLGKCTWVIDPLDGTTNFAHGLPFVANSIGLWRHDRVVMGVINLPLMGEMFTAVEGQGAFLNGNSISVTDETDMEKSLLATGFPYDIEENLEDILKNLKVLLPLTRGIRRPGAAAMDLAYVACGRFEGFYERALNPWDTAAGILLVKEAGGMVSEYDTSRPYTFESGSILATNGGIHEELSRLLTAG
- a CDS encoding DUF6485 family protein; the protein is MKKKDQCPRSKINEQYCTCTYNCDKHGICCECLHYHRQRGELPACYFTVEEEKTYNRSVEFFVQRRA